In Lycium barbarum isolate Lr01 chromosome 9, ASM1917538v2, whole genome shotgun sequence, the DNA window AATAGGACTATAGGAGTACTATGCAAGAGGCTAAAAAAATCAGATCTTGGTCGCTTTTGAAACTCTTGTGAAACTTGTTTAGTTCATAGCTCACAGACCGCAATGTAAAGGCTATAGATATCCGTTAAATTACACTGAatttagaagttatatataaTGACATAGTAGGAGTTATATATACGGcaaagggctaaatatacccctgtactatcagaaaaggcttatatatacccttcgttatactttgggtccaaatatactcctaccgttatactattggttcaaatatacccctcctccgttaaGTCTATCCAAGGTGGACATCTAATCCTACATGGCACTGAcatatttgatgaggtggatgccacgtggcatgccacctcattgcccctaacccattttaccctcccctctatttattcttccaccactaaaattcTCTACCCCTCCATCACCATTAACGCCGGCTGCCACCATGGCATCTAACTTGAAAGATGAAACTTTTAAGCCTAGTAACATTTACTTGCTATTGTGAATAGCTTAGCTAAACATTTTGAACTGTTTTTGTAGAAGTTTTATCCGATTTAGGTTAAGCACCACGTTTATGAAATTTTATCAAGATATAGGAATTGATAGAGGGGAAACAACAGTTGGCCGATGAAGGCCCGTCAATGGGGAAAGTATGgaccaaaagaaaaaggaaaccaGAGGAAATGAAAAAACGGAAGTTCTGTGCATTCATGTTTTTTCCTATTCTGTTTACATTTAGTGAAAGATGGATGCAGCCTTATTGATTGGATCCAGTTAAATCTAATAATTTTTTGATACAATTAAATTCTAAATTCAAATTCTTAAAAAGTATGGATTCAATAGAAACTAAAATTGAACTCGTTAATATCTTGCAATTATGATTGAGGGGTACGGGTTAAAGCTTGTTCATAGTGGATATCTTAGGTAGCACTAAAATTTCCTTTGTCTTAGTTGTACAAACTCATTTTATTTTTTAGATATGGAGATGGTTATAGTAGCAGTAATGGCGGTGGAGAGGAAgaaaattttagtggtggaagaataAATAAAGAgaaggggtaaaatgggttagggcgATGATGTGGCATGCCATGTGGCATACACTTCATCAAATGTCAATGTCACATAGGATTgaatgtccaccttggacaaacTTAACGATGGAgcggtatatttgaaccaatagtataactgtagaggtatatttggacctaaagtataacgaagggtatatatgacccttttctgatagtacatggtatatttggcccttttccgttatatATACGACGCCAATAACCCCCTCCCCGATCTTGTTGTTTTTTGGTTTATTTGCTTTTAATACAGGAGTGGGGGTCAGAGTCCAACCTCCTTTCCCCAATTAGATGGCTTCACAATAAGTAATTTTAAAAAGGGAAAACTAAAGGAGCGTGATGTTAGGAACGATGAGTCTAGTTGAAGTCACAATAGACAAGAGTCAATGAagttatatataatttttttattacaaTGCTTAAGAAACATCAAGGACTTGTGTTGAGATTTAAGAAACAGTCTTCATTGAGCATGTTACATAAAATATGCTCAATTGACTATATGAACTTTCAAGATCGTGGATTGTAGTTTTACCAGCATACTCGACGTGAGTCCGAACTAGTCATGCCAGTAGATTTCGAGTACCAGATACCTAaagcaagaaaaagaaaaaaagttttaCAAAGTACTATATACATAAGTTATAACCAAAGAGCTTTAGCTTTCTTGAGCAAAGGAATAAGCTTTCCTTCTAAATGCAGGCTCATGATTTCATTAGCACCACCAATTAATTCTTGTCCAATGAACACTGCTGGAACACTAGGCCTTCGGCCTAGTACCAGCAATGCTCTCTCCACTTGTAGGCCATTGGGAAGTTCATCAATTTCATAAACAGTTAAATTAGCACCAAAACTTGATATGAGTGACTTTATGGTGTGGCACATGCAACACTTGCTTTTGCTGAACATAACCACTGGCTTTTCTGCTACCAATTTCTTCACTGACTCCATTATAATTAGTGAAAAATTGATGAATACAATAAGAGGAAGAGTGATGAATTGATGATGTGAGTTGATCAGTTCTTGAAGTGATGATGAATTTGAAACCCCCCTTGAAGCTATTTATATACTGATCATAGTGAAAGGGACTGGTGTAGATTCAATATGCTTCTTTTGTACCCTCagcaattaattaattaaaagaaagagaaaggtAAGGATAATTTTTAGGTTTTAAGATAAGGCGTTGACACTCTTACATGTACTCTGGCACTCAAGGTTCTTGATACTGTTCTTAAAGTGTCCATAAAAATGCAATCCACTTTAAAGTATGGAAGTAGGTTAGTATGTGAACTTTGTTACGATATCTAGATGTTTTTTCTCAATTAGGAATATGTTATATGGGGAAGAGTTTAAGTTTTATGCACTTAGTGAGGGCAAGGGTGGTGCTAAAGTTATGGAGCAGAGGTGGAGCCAAGATTTGAATTATATAAGTTATTGAATCCCTTTAGTATAAGCGAAATCCCCAatcaaatataacatatttagATTTTTTGAATCCCTTTGTTAGAATTTCTGAATTCTCCACCGAAGACAGCTCTTTACAGGAGAATATGagacatagagcccgtttggatggatTAATGGCTcttgacttataagccaaaagccatcttttggtttatttttatcattttggcttaaaaataagtgcttaaatacatttttttattttattcaaacgctctaaaagtgcttaaaagttattttggcttaaaaacacctaaaataagccaatccaaacaggcttaCAGTACATTTTTCATTATCACACATATGTTCATTGAGGTGCACAACTTAAATAACGTAATAACCTGTAAATTCCTGTTCCAAAACAAATGGGTTTTGCAATCAATATACTTAAATTCTTGTAGAACAAATGTGTAAGTATATATGATAAAATTGATAATGTTTGTGATATAGACCCATGTCGGTGTAATTAGTGATGAAGAAAAGGATGTTTGATTTTATCCTCTAATGGTATTCTCGTCAAACTCCATCTCACTTTTTAGAAATAACGATAAAAAAAGTGATGCACCTTTTGAGGCAAATGATCGTTATTCGTTATAAGAAGGTGATTTATCTATTTCGCCTAACACGCGTTGCACTAATTGCTGTCCCTATGACATATTCTCCACTAATTCAGAATCATAGGAGAATTAAGATCTAATAATTCACAATaaaaattgaatgaatagtattaTATTTGCTCTTATCATCATGCGATTCTTTTGATCGTCTTAAGATGCTTAATTAGGCAATTCATTAGGTCGGTTATTTTGTCGAGAAAAAGATGTCCATTCTTTTCATCATAAAGCGTCATATTACTTAATTATAAATTATATTTTAATACTAATTAGTAGTTGCAAGATTAAAGATTCTTCACCTCAATCAGAGACTATGACATATGAGATAGAGACTTGAGATTTCTTTTTTGGGTTGGAAGGAGCCCATTGTTTTGCTTTTAGCATATGAATAAAGCTAATTAAATTCCATCCCTAGATAAGTCAACGAAAAAAAAAGGCTGTACTTGTATAAGTGGACGGTGATTAGATTCTAGCCCTGCAACTTTAGGTGCAGCTGAACATTTTGAAAAAGAATAGCTTGCTAATGTATATCTTAAAACTAAAATAGTGTCGAAGGCACAAATTTCATCAACTCAGTACGGGCCCAATGTTCACATAATAGACAAATACAATTAGACCTTTCTATATATAATAGTGATTTTATGTAATAACATTTCACTAATTTTCTTTGAAATCGAGTTTTCatattatgttatattatatatgttttaTGTGACAATATTTCATTAAAATAGTAGAAAAATAACCAGTCAAACGTCGTCATTATAGAAACGTTTGAGTGTATTTTTACGGGATCGCTTAAAATATcggtatatattttttttaattatattaagAAAATTTGTGCAACAATAGCATTCTACCAGAATTTGTTTGCATTCATCTTCTTTCTCCgttcttctctttcttctttttttccttcaatgtGTTGTAGAAACTTAAAGACTCGTTACTTATGTATGGTTGAAATTGAGTACGCAATTGAGCTAATATTATCAATCCCTGACAATTCATTAGAACTTGATTACAAATCCCAATGATCTGTTAGGATTTGGGATAAAACAAGTTTCGCCATTAGTTTGAAAATTGTCAGACTTTGTTGCTAAAATTCTAGCAAGCTATCTGGATTTGTCTATAGATCTTGACGATTTTGTGAAGATAAATTTTATCTATCAATATAAAATCTAACAATTTGTCAGGATTTTTCTTCCTAATGTTGGTCGCAAACTCTATATTTGCAAAGTTTTTCTTAATGGGGTCAAAATTTAAAATGGTGGCATCAAAGGACAATCATTTAAATATTTTTCCCTCCACCCATACTCTATTGAATTGCAATATTACGTTAGTTATGGAAAAGATTAATTTAACTTTTGTCATATGTGGACCACTATTTCTTAAAATATAAAATCATATTCATTCTAATTTATATTTTGGTATGCAAAACAAATATATAGTGCTCCAGCGTAAATTAAATTATGATATATAAAATTAAATTCTTACAATATATAGGAAGTTGAAGAAACTTATTATTCTTATCTTACTtaaacttttcttttcttttatagaAATCATAGTAGAAAACATCAAAATATTAGTTCTATACGTAATAGCCTAGCTACTTTAGGTAACCTTAGCATTGTCACTATCACTGATAGTGTAAATGTATCTATGGTGTACCTTCCACCTTAATCTATAAATAAAAGTATCtattaaactaaaaaaaaaaaatcaaaatattgtatGTTACAATGCATCGTAGTTTCTTTTGGTAACCGACATGAATAATTACCACACcaacaaacaaaacaacaacaatatactcagtgaaatctcacaaagtgAGATTTGGAGAGGGTAGTAATTTTTCCAAATGCCATATATACAAATTATATTTTGAAAAGTTGAAGACGTTTTTTTACCTTACTTTTgactttccttttcctttttataaAGAAAGAAAATGGCACTCCACGTATCTTTCTCTTCTTACTTGAAAAAATTGGAACCAATGTTATGAAGTTTACATTGAAAGGACTTCCTCGAACCCAAGTAAAGCTTTAATTGTTTGTAATTAGCATATCCAATTTATCCCATGCTAATTATAACATTGGTTAAACCTTTACAGAAGTTTTTTCTTTGACAAAAATATTTGATATTCAAAGACATGAAAAATATTTATCTCCATGTTTCTAATTCGTTTATGACAATTCATGTttattttatgtattttttttatataaatcttattttttaaaatttaaaaattcagGCCGAATTTATATTAAATATTAGACTGCTTGAATCTACTTCGAACTCCACTACTAATTTGAGTTGAAGGGATATAATTTATCATATTATGAAATTAAAAAGTAATCTATATATATCATAtatcgtgtatatatataattgctGGCAATTGGCCCGGTGATGTAGCACGCCTCACTTGTCAGgaatgctatttatcttttttcctgtttttttttacttttaaactTCTTTTTCCTCATTTATTAATTCACTCCAGCACTTATTATTTATCCCGAAACGTTTTTCTAGGAGACGGTTACTGCAAACTGAATGGATGCAAATTGATTCAGGGTTTAAATATCTGATGCCAACACCTACTTTCACAGCCAGCATATTGTTCCACTTTTAATACGCTATCTACGTATGGCTAGAATGTCATATCCCCAATTCCCTTCAACAAACTCTACAGTAAAGGAGATTTATTTATTCTTGAGAGTTTGTTGTTGGTTAAATTCAATAATTTGCCCCATTTTATGCCCATCACAAAGAACATAAGCAAACCTAGCACATGTTTAAGATTTTATCTGAGTCTGAAGTCGGATCTATAACAGTTCCAGTCAAAGCTTCAACAATCTAGAGGGTTTGTATTTCTTACAATATTACAAATATTATACTACGTTCTCTGTTCACTTCTTCCTTTTTCTCTTTAAAGTGGATTTATTCTAAAAAAATCTGTTGAGTTTTCTTAAACACGAAGCATGCTCAGAAAAAATGGCAGTTAAATTATAAGAATTGGAGTTTTATTTTGGGTATTCAAATCTGAAAAAAGTATAGTTCAACgaaatgtatgtgtgtgtgtttcACTTGAGGTTTTCCAAATTATTCTGCGTGTGTATGTACGTGCAAAATGGCGGTAGTATAGGGAAAGAAAATGGCTTTTTTCCACTTCTACCAAGAAAAAAGAAGGATCTATGATGGTAGAAGAAGAGGACAAATTAAAGAAGTAGGACAAATTAAAGAAGTTCATGGGGTGGGTTGAAGGTGGAGATATATAGGGGAAGAAAATGACGTTTATTTCACTTCTGTTTTTACTTTTTTAAGCATTATTATTTGATAAAGTAATTAGAAAATACAAAAAGGTAGTATTAGGGTAATTGTATTTATTAACGCTCCATATTTTTCACTCATTATTAAAAAAGTGCTTATGTGGTACAAATTCGAAATGGTTTAGGTGTAAAATTAGAATAAGCGTCAGTTTAGGTGGTCATGAAGAATCTCAGGACAAGTTTAGACGGCCGCTTATGACTTTGGCCTACAAAGTAAATTACGCTTTTGAAATTTCAAATGCACACATCTAAGTGTCCATTAAGAACTGCTACACGTTGCATTACTCAAACCCCTCAGAATGCCCCTTTCTTCACAGTTGTTTGTCCGCTCGTGGATGACGTGATATATTTTGGGAGCCTTTGATGTTACCAATTAATTCTCGAtggaatataaaaaaaaaaaatctggtgtATTAGGCTTCCGCTATGCACGGGTCCGAAGAAAGGTTGAACCACGACTATCTATGGTATGCAATCTTACCTTGTATTTCTGCAAGAGGATGTTTTCACGACTCAAACCCTTGACCTGTACTCCTGATCATTGATGAACAAGTATCTTCTAATGATTCAATCTAGAAGTTTTGCACTCTTTAATATGTGCATTATATAGAGAGTTTGTTGCTTACATAATTTGGTTGACCATCTCCAAGTAATTATGAGTAAGTCTTATCACTTATGATattgtttgacaaaaaaaaacgTTATTCTTCTATTTGAATTTGTTTTACAATTTTATATTTTCGGTATGTATCTTtctcttatgtatatgttgccTTATTGGCAAGTCTATGATCATTTTTTATTATTGACAAAAATTACAAAAGACATGTTATTCTTCTATTTGTATTTGTTCTATGGTTGTTTTCCCGTATGTATCTTTCCCTCTTATATATGTTTTACCTTATAATGTTTGTTCTCTTAATGTATAGCTATGTATTTAGAAGCTTTAGTGAAGTTATGTGACACCTCTCATAGAGTAGGAATTCTATTTATTTATctcctttttttacttttttgtcgtcatttttttttatttggtgcTCTTTTACAATTTTATGGTGGAATCTGAGAAGATTACTTCTGAAAAGTTCCAAAGTTGTCTCATTAAATCTctgaataatttcatattcaatgGCTGTTGTGACTCCCAAGAGTTAAGATATTACTTACTGTAGTATATATTTAGTCATGATCAGTGTTGCTTCCTCTAAGAATGAAAAAAATCAACGAAACAAATCAAGGAATTAAGGAAGAGCATGTCTTTGAAGATCAGTGGTGCGAAGAAGAGGAGATACGATACTAAGGGGCGATGTTAGTACTTTGATTCAGTATTTAAGAACTTCGATATTCGATTTATCAATTGTATATACTAGATACCGTACCAAAATTAGTTTGATACATTTCAATATTCCTTATTCGATTCAGTACAATTTCGGATTGTAGTCGAATCCTGATCAATTGAAGTCTATTTTTGATTTAATTCAGATTTGATGTTTGTCTACCTAGCATAGctttaaacaaaaaagaaaatagaCTTACAAATTGTTCTTGAAACCAAGCACCATT includes these proteins:
- the LOC132610279 gene encoding monothiol glutaredoxin-S2-like, whose protein sequence is MESVKKLVAEKPVVMFSKSKCCMCHTIKSLISSFGANLTVYEIDELPNGLQVERALLVLGRRPSVPAVFIGQELIGGANEIMSLHLEGKLIPLLKKAKALWL